A single Candidatus Nezhaarchaeales archaeon DNA region contains:
- a CDS encoding geranylgeranylglyceryl/heptaprenylglyceryl phosphate synthase, whose product MSTTLCRDMVYMVGKVESYLLKLLKDKGALHIVLIDPDKTSPSEASSLAKVAVKCGSAAIMIGGTLGVSERVIDKVVLAVKREVKVPVILFPSNVSSISRYADALWFMSLLNSANTYYIIDAQVQGAYIVKKYGIEPIPLGYIILGDGGVAGFVGQVRPIPSERADIAMMYSLAAQYLGFRFIYLEGGSGAREPLPGALISKVKNAINIPLIVGGGIRTKQDAKTVVSAGADVIVTGTVIERRHDVEKALTEVIEGVYEGVALKRERVVHDQLST is encoded by the coding sequence ATGAGTACTACATTATGTAGGGATATGGTATACATGGTTGGTAAGGTTGAAAGCTACCTTTTAAAATTACTCAAGGATAAAGGGGCATTGCACATCGTGCTTATAGACCCTGATAAGACTTCACCAAGTGAAGCCTCTTCGCTTGCTAAGGTTGCTGTTAAGTGTGGAAGCGCGGCCATTATGATTGGCGGCACATTAGGGGTTTCTGAAAGGGTTATAGATAAGGTCGTGTTAGCGGTAAAACGTGAAGTTAAGGTCCCTGTAATCTTGTTTCCAAGCAATGTATCCTCGATCAGTAGGTATGCTGATGCTCTTTGGTTCATGTCCTTATTGAATTCAGCAAATACCTACTATATTATAGATGCGCAAGTACAGGGGGCTTATATTGTTAAAAAGTATGGGATTGAGCCCATACCCTTGGGGTATATAATTCTTGGAGATGGCGGGGTCGCTGGCTTTGTTGGTCAAGTTAGGCCTATACCTTCTGAGAGAGCCGATATAGCTATGATGTATTCGTTAGCAGCGCAGTACCTAGGCTTTAGGTTCATTTACTTGGAGGGAGGGTCCGGTGCTAGGGAACCTTTACCTGGGGCTTTAATAAGTAAGGTTAAAAATGCAATTAACATTCCACTAATAGTTGGTGGAGGTATAAGGACTAAGCAGGATGCTAAAACCGTAGTTTCAGCTGGAGCCGACGTCATCGTTACGGGAACGGTTATTGAGAGAAGACATGATGTTGAAAAGGCCCTAACCGAGGTTATTGAGGGAGTTTACGAGGGGGTTGCGCTTAAACGTGAACGTGTGGTACATGATCAATTATCCACTTAG
- a CDS encoding PUA domain-containing protein produces the protein MPLRLEEPTAKELLKLRAIADYQFGSGSGYLLFPNYKVKIVRSSRTNRTRYAYIDGSLIATVRPKDGHLTLTIEGARALLPGLKGRYTVQVKTEAIPAIKRGGNVFAKHVVTADGEIRPGDEVLVIDERGSLIAVGRAVLNGEEMVAFKSGIAVKTRRGIEQ, from the coding sequence ATGCCTCTACGATTGGAAGAACCTACTGCAAAAGAGCTATTAAAGCTTAGAGCTATAGCTGACTACCAATTTGGGTCAGGCTCCGGTTATTTGTTATTTCCCAATTATAAAGTTAAGATTGTAAGATCTTCTAGGACCAATAGAACCAGGTACGCTTACATTGACGGCTCGTTAATAGCTACGGTGAGACCTAAAGATGGACACTTAACATTGACAATAGAAGGAGCCCGCGCTTTATTACCGGGTCTAAAGGGCAGGTATACCGTTCAGGTCAAAACTGAAGCGATACCAGCGATTAAAAGAGGAGGGAACGTATTCGCTAAACACGTGGTTACTGCCGATGGTGAAATAAGACCTGGGGACGAAGTCCTCGTTATAGATGAGCGGGGATCTCTTATCGCGGTCGGGCGTGCAGTTCTAAATGGCGAGGAAATGGTAGCATTTAAAAGCGGTATCGCGGTTAAAACTAGAAGAGGGATAGAGCAGTAA
- a CDS encoding transcription factor codes for MAGVVSEIAGKDAAKVALTLLNNAWSTDEKIAEITQLKLNDVRRILYSLLDRQIVMYKKNRDENIGWYTYYWAIDKDNLEHLALLRKRQALLRLKLRLDYEKSHVFFKCINGCGNRLTFEDAMESYFKCPQCGHQLDESNNLKIIQVLERKIKILEEQLEAEEKLRGISV; via the coding sequence ATAGCAGGAGTTGTAAGTGAAATAGCTGGTAAGGATGCAGCTAAAGTCGCATTAACCCTTTTAAATAATGCTTGGTCGACGGACGAGAAAATAGCTGAGATCACGCAGTTAAAACTGAACGACGTCAGGAGAATACTCTATAGCTTGCTTGATCGACAAATTGTTATGTATAAGAAGAACAGAGATGAAAACATAGGATGGTATACGTATTATTGGGCAATTGATAAGGATAACCTTGAACATTTAGCGCTTTTAAGGAAGCGCCAAGCATTATTGAGATTGAAGCTAAGGCTTGATTATGAAAAAAGCCACGTCTTCTTTAAATGCATTAATGGTTGTGGAAACAGGTTAACGTTTGAGGATGCTATGGAAAGCTACTTTAAATGTCCTCAGTGTGGTCATCAACTTGATGAGAGCAATAACCTTAAAATAATTCAAGTATTGGAGCGTAAGATCAAAATACTTGAAGAACAATTAGAGGCAGAGGAAAAGTTGCGTGGAATTTCTGTTTAA
- a CDS encoding DNA polymerase II large subunit, whose amino-acid sequence MSGEADTLKYFNSLSEEVKRLYEVAKKARSRGFDPTLDVEVRQTDDLAARVEEMIRNIGEELGVANRIRELCKSMPREEVAFKVAEEIAYGKYGKLDDEKTLNLGIRVALAILTEGITAAPIQGIDAVRIKSYPDGTRYASIYFAGPIRSAGGTAQALTVLVGDHLRRILRLERYKPSEEEVRRFIEEIRLYEREVARFQYHHPDSLIETAIRNIPVEVTGVPTDPVEVSIHRDLPRIETNRVRGGALRVINDGILGKAAKLKRYIQKLGLTDWDWLLKLVIANEEGKAAINKYLADVVAGRPVFSYPAKAGGFRLRYGRARNTGLAAVGIHPATLEVLQGFLAIGTQVKMEGPGKAAIVVPVDTIEGPIVKLNDGSVLRIEDVNVAKEMKPKIEEILHLGDLLVSFSEFLTNNQPLLPAGYCEEWWIEDLKDSLNKMEHALRDLGINPERLRSILEGDPPTGREALIISRSLNVPLHPKYTYFWKELKTDDVLALINSLRIETFDGDLVVKVKPSPLIKRVLERLGVPHSASENGYVITGDHAFVIAELLRPSGSFNVTANDGLEFVNKLSGLRIVDKAPTYVGLRMGRPEKAAERKMKPPVHVLFPVDVYGGSQRDIVRAAREQEVIKVDLASMTCPTCGASLHQFMCPKCGVRAIFNASCPVCKSPINRDQCPKCGRYAVYHAVREVRIKDALEHAFRNIGEGPSILKGVRGLTNLLKIPEPLEKGIFRSKYGLSVYKDGTIRFDATNAPLTHFKPEEVGVDVERLKQLGYEVDFEGRPLERVNQLVELKVQDVIIPEKAANYLVKVAKYVDELLTKFYKLEAFYKVEKPSDLVGHIIVGMSPHTSAGVVGRIIGFTKANVCFAHPYWHAAKRRNCDGDEDSISLALDVLINFSKLYLPERIGGFMDAPLVLVVSLNPREVDDEVHNLEVHSKYPKVFYEHTLRKANPKKLEKDLELVSSRLGSDRQYHDFRFTHGVTRIDLAPLDSTYKKLGSVFKAVKLQLELARKIRAVDVDDVVKRILSLHLLPDLIGNLRAYTRQIVRCKKCGERYRRPPLIGICPKCSGKLSLSIHSKSVTKYLTLALNLIEHYDVGPYIKQRVKLVEREVFDLFKVSILSQKPLTDYL is encoded by the coding sequence TTGAGCGGGGAAGCTGACACCTTAAAGTACTTTAACTCGTTAAGCGAGGAAGTTAAACGTTTATATGAAGTTGCTAAAAAGGCACGCTCACGCGGTTTTGATCCCACGCTTGATGTTGAAGTACGTCAAACTGACGATTTAGCGGCGCGTGTTGAAGAGATGATCCGTAACATTGGTGAAGAACTTGGTGTTGCGAATAGAATTAGAGAGTTATGTAAAAGCATGCCGCGTGAGGAAGTAGCCTTCAAGGTTGCTGAGGAGATAGCTTATGGTAAGTATGGAAAATTAGATGATGAGAAAACCTTAAACCTTGGAATACGTGTTGCCCTCGCCATACTAACTGAAGGTATTACTGCAGCGCCGATCCAAGGTATAGATGCAGTCAGGATAAAGTCTTACCCTGATGGTACTAGGTATGCGTCGATATACTTCGCAGGCCCTATTAGATCTGCAGGAGGTACTGCGCAAGCTTTAACAGTGCTTGTCGGAGATCATCTAAGACGGATATTGCGTTTAGAGCGTTATAAACCAAGCGAGGAAGAGGTTCGCAGGTTTATAGAGGAAATACGCTTATATGAGAGGGAGGTTGCGCGTTTCCAATATCATCACCCAGACAGTTTAATAGAAACCGCGATCAGAAATATACCCGTAGAGGTAACGGGTGTACCAACAGATCCGGTAGAAGTAAGTATTCATAGAGACCTCCCCCGAATTGAAACTAATAGGGTGCGTGGCGGCGCTTTACGAGTAATTAATGACGGGATTTTGGGAAAAGCTGCTAAGCTTAAGAGGTACATCCAAAAATTAGGATTAACGGATTGGGATTGGCTTCTTAAACTCGTTATAGCTAATGAGGAAGGGAAAGCTGCTATCAATAAATACTTAGCTGACGTGGTAGCGGGTAGACCCGTATTCTCTTATCCGGCAAAAGCTGGCGGATTTAGACTACGCTATGGAAGGGCTCGGAATACTGGGTTAGCGGCCGTGGGGATACATCCAGCCACTTTAGAGGTCCTTCAGGGTTTTTTAGCCATTGGAACACAGGTCAAAATGGAGGGGCCCGGAAAGGCTGCAATAGTAGTACCAGTAGACACTATTGAGGGGCCTATCGTTAAGCTTAATGATGGTAGCGTATTAAGGATTGAAGACGTGAACGTAGCTAAGGAGATGAAGCCAAAGATAGAGGAAATACTTCATCTCGGAGATCTTTTAGTATCTTTTAGTGAATTCTTAACCAATAATCAACCTTTGCTCCCTGCTGGATACTGTGAAGAATGGTGGATTGAGGACCTAAAGGACTCCTTAAATAAGATGGAACACGCCCTTAGAGATTTAGGAATCAACCCGGAAAGGTTAAGATCCATACTTGAAGGGGACCCCCCAACGGGAAGGGAAGCCCTAATTATCTCAAGAAGTCTGAACGTCCCACTTCATCCTAAATATACATATTTTTGGAAGGAGTTAAAAACCGACGACGTATTAGCTTTAATAAACTCTTTACGGATAGAAACCTTTGACGGAGACTTAGTTGTTAAAGTTAAGCCGAGCCCCCTAATTAAACGAGTTTTGGAGCGACTAGGCGTACCGCATAGTGCAAGTGAGAATGGCTACGTCATTACCGGTGACCACGCGTTCGTCATCGCTGAGCTCCTTAGACCATCGGGAAGCTTTAACGTCACAGCTAACGATGGCCTCGAGTTTGTGAATAAACTTTCAGGCCTCAGGATCGTTGATAAAGCGCCTACTTATGTAGGGTTAAGGATGGGAAGGCCGGAGAAGGCCGCTGAACGTAAGATGAAGCCACCCGTACATGTTTTATTTCCAGTGGATGTTTATGGTGGATCACAAAGAGATATCGTGAGGGCTGCTCGTGAGCAGGAGGTCATTAAAGTCGACCTCGCCTCGATGACGTGTCCCACCTGCGGTGCCTCTCTCCATCAGTTTATGTGTCCTAAATGTGGGGTTAGAGCCATATTTAATGCGTCGTGCCCTGTTTGTAAGTCACCAATAAACAGGGATCAGTGTCCTAAGTGTGGAAGATACGCGGTCTACCATGCAGTAAGAGAGGTCCGCATTAAGGACGCGTTGGAGCACGCCTTTCGTAATATTGGTGAGGGGCCAAGTATTCTTAAAGGAGTTAGAGGTTTAACTAATCTATTGAAAATTCCAGAACCGTTAGAAAAGGGTATCTTTAGGTCTAAGTACGGGCTTTCCGTATATAAGGATGGAACTATCCGTTTTGATGCGACAAATGCTCCTTTAACTCATTTTAAGCCCGAGGAAGTGGGAGTTGACGTTGAAAGGTTAAAGCAACTAGGTTACGAAGTCGACTTCGAAGGGAGGCCCTTGGAGCGGGTCAATCAACTCGTAGAATTAAAAGTTCAGGATGTAATAATACCGGAGAAGGCGGCTAATTACTTAGTTAAGGTGGCGAAGTATGTTGATGAGCTTTTAACTAAGTTTTATAAGCTGGAAGCCTTCTACAAAGTTGAAAAACCATCAGACCTCGTAGGGCACATAATCGTAGGTATGTCCCCCCACACGTCTGCGGGAGTAGTAGGTAGAATTATAGGGTTTACGAAGGCCAATGTGTGTTTCGCGCATCCTTATTGGCACGCGGCAAAGAGGCGGAATTGTGACGGAGATGAGGACTCCATCAGTTTAGCACTCGACGTCTTAATTAACTTTTCAAAGCTTTATCTACCTGAAAGAATAGGGGGATTTATGGATGCGCCGTTAGTGCTTGTTGTCTCCCTAAATCCAAGGGAAGTTGATGATGAAGTACACAATCTAGAGGTACACAGTAAGTACCCGAAAGTATTTTATGAGCACACTCTAAGAAAAGCTAATCCTAAAAAGCTTGAGAAGGACCTTGAGTTAGTTTCAAGCCGCCTAGGAAGCGATAGGCAGTACCACGACTTTAGATTTACGCATGGGGTTACGCGTATAGATTTAGCTCCTCTTGACTCGACCTATAAAAAATTGGGCTCGGTATTTAAAGCCGTTAAATTACAACTTGAATTAGCGAGAAAGATTAGAGCTGTAGATGTTGATGATGTTGTTAAACGAATACTAAGCCTCCATTTACTGCCTGACCTGATCGGAAATTTAAGGGCCTATACCAGACAGATTGTAAGATGTAAAAAATGCGGTGAAAGATATAGGCGTCCACCTCTTATAGGTATATGCCCAAAATGTTCAGGTAAGTTATCTTTATCCATTCATAGCAAATCGGTAACAAAGTACTTAACCTTAGCACTTAACCTAATTGAGCATTACGATGTTGGCCCCTATATTAAGCAACGGGTTAAGCTTGTAGAGCGAGAGGTGTTTGATCTATTTAAGGTTTCTATACTAAGTCAAAAGCCGTTAACGGACTACTTATGA
- the hflX gene encoding GTPase HflX: protein MSAVLVECVTKGRKELIGELKELAESRGYVVKELVVQRRSKCDPAFVIGRGKLQRLKDLIAKLGVNNVIFANTLKAGQAFRIRKELGWQVNVIDRNLVILEIFEQRAMTTEAKLQIELARLKYTLPWTREFVRYRNLYGEQVGFGAMGEYLHKTYEANARKRIRLLEEKLRRIRRRGEELLKKRREIGLPVVSLTGYTQAGKTTFFNAITNESKPVGLGPFSTLSTCARRVDFAGRSFIVVDSIGFIEELHPLILNAFYTTLSELIMSDVILLFVDASEPLNEVSRKALTANKVLRELAAGPSMIVCLNKIDKIDEVKLNEVITMLHKIFPSYPLIPISAKTGTHVSKLLFEVVKFISA from the coding sequence ATGTCAGCGGTCTTGGTTGAATGTGTTACCAAAGGGCGGAAGGAACTAATAGGAGAGCTAAAGGAGCTGGCTGAAAGTCGAGGCTATGTAGTAAAGGAGTTGGTGGTTCAAAGGAGAAGTAAGTGCGATCCAGCTTTTGTAATAGGTCGAGGTAAGCTTCAGAGGTTGAAAGATCTCATAGCTAAGCTGGGGGTTAATAACGTAATATTTGCTAATACGTTAAAGGCTGGCCAAGCCTTTAGAATAAGGAAAGAGCTTGGTTGGCAAGTTAACGTCATAGATAGAAACTTAGTAATCCTTGAGATTTTTGAGCAACGAGCTATGACGACTGAAGCTAAGTTGCAGATCGAGCTAGCACGATTAAAATACACGTTACCTTGGACTCGCGAATTCGTACGCTACCGTAACTTGTACGGTGAACAAGTAGGTTTTGGAGCAATGGGTGAGTACCTTCATAAGACATACGAAGCTAACGCTCGAAAGCGTATACGCCTTCTTGAGGAAAAACTTAGGAGAATTAGGCGTAGGGGTGAAGAGTTACTCAAGAAGAGGAGGGAGATAGGATTACCAGTAGTGTCATTGACTGGTTATACGCAAGCCGGGAAAACCACCTTTTTTAATGCCATTACTAATGAAAGTAAACCTGTTGGTCTGGGCCCCTTTTCGACCTTGTCAACGTGTGCTAGAAGGGTTGACTTCGCTGGAAGGAGCTTTATTGTCGTTGACTCGATAGGCTTCATAGAAGAGCTTCATCCACTCATTCTTAATGCCTTCTATACGACGCTAAGCGAGTTGATCATGTCAGACGTTATCCTGCTATTCGTAGATGCTTCTGAACCTTTAAACGAGGTTTCAAGGAAGGCTTTAACAGCCAATAAGGTTTTAAGGGAGTTGGCGGCAGGACCATCAATGATAGTGTGCCTCAACAAAATAGATAAAATCGACGAGGTAAAGCTTAATGAAGTGATCACCATGTTGCACAAAATCTTTCCAAGTTATCCACTTATTCCCATAAGCGCTAAGACAGGGACTCACGTAAGTAAACTACTCTTCGAAGTTGTTAAGTTCATCTCAGCTTAA
- a CDS encoding preprotein translocase subunit Sec61beta has translation MSKVKKKRVEGAMPYSGAGLIRFFEEETKGIQVKPELIIILAFTVTLMVIAAHILFR, from the coding sequence ATGTCAAAGGTCAAAAAGAAGAGGGTTGAAGGGGCTATGCCGTATAGTGGTGCTGGACTTATACGTTTCTTTGAAGAGGAAACGAAGGGGATACAAGTTAAACCTGAACTCATTATCATATTGGCGTTCACGGTAACATTAATGGTCATAGCAGCCCACATATTATTTAGATAA
- a CDS encoding MazG nucleotide pyrophosphohydrolase domain-containing protein, translating into MHIRDFQEMVRSIYHNRDAQRGVHKNFIHLVEEVGELGSSIVKGDQNAVKEELADVLAWLVTVANVLNVDLEDATLARYSNSCPKCKSNPCTCNT; encoded by the coding sequence ATGCACATTAGGGATTTCCAGGAAATGGTACGCTCAATATATCATAACCGAGACGCTCAAAGGGGGGTTCATAAAAACTTCATCCACTTAGTAGAAGAAGTTGGAGAATTAGGAAGCTCAATAGTTAAGGGAGATCAAAACGCGGTGAAGGAGGAGTTAGCTGATGTATTAGCTTGGCTTGTAACGGTTGCAAACGTCCTAAATGTAGATCTTGAGGACGCCACGTTAGCCAGATATAGTAATTCGTGCCCTAAGTGCAAGTCCAATCCGTGTACATGCAACACTTAA
- a CDS encoding CBS domain-containing protein: MSKDVIYAEVPGGRDEVLSIMRSKKVTGLPVVKKGTRKVVGVVTRRDLMKKPDEEQVALIMSRDHPTVEPSDTISKVIKLITERKVRLLPVTVNGELIGVITVSDLVYKALANSNLTTPVKEYMDRRIPTIWEKTPLPVAYSIMNWAGTQVLVVLDDNSKMVGIVTEHDFLNLGEVVYKQRTSSTKPSSEEEWDWSVSTIIYIGKGQLSLPPKPVSEIMSKQLITVPDFLPLNECAKKLQRYDVNQAPVVNAKGELMGVIYDVQMIKALLETS, encoded by the coding sequence ATGTCTAAAGACGTGATCTATGCCGAGGTACCCGGGGGAAGAGACGAAGTCCTCTCCATTATGAGAAGTAAAAAAGTAACCGGGCTCCCCGTGGTTAAAAAGGGGACAAGGAAGGTTGTAGGTGTAGTTACTCGAAGAGATTTAATGAAAAAACCGGATGAAGAACAAGTGGCGCTAATAATGTCACGTGACCATCCCACCGTAGAACCTTCAGACACCATATCTAAAGTTATTAAATTAATTACAGAGCGCAAAGTAAGGCTCCTTCCGGTAACCGTAAACGGTGAACTCATAGGCGTCATAACGGTATCTGACTTGGTGTATAAAGCACTCGCCAATAGTAACCTAACAACACCAGTGAAGGAATACATGGATAGAAGAATTCCTACCATATGGGAGAAAACACCATTACCAGTAGCCTACTCCATAATGAATTGGGCTGGGACTCAAGTATTAGTGGTGCTTGACGATAATTCAAAGATGGTTGGCATCGTTACTGAGCATGACTTCTTAAATCTAGGTGAAGTCGTCTATAAGCAGCGGACGTCAAGCACTAAGCCCTCCTCTGAGGAGGAGTGGGATTGGAGTGTTAGCACGATAATCTACATAGGTAAAGGGCAGTTATCCTTACCGCCTAAACCGGTCTCAGAAATTATGAGTAAGCAATTAATAACGGTGCCTGATTTCCTTCCACTTAACGAGTGCGCCAAGAAGCTACAAAGGTACGATGTGAATCAAGCACCCGTGGTAAACGCTAAAGGTGAGCTTATGGGCGTTATCTACGACGTTCAAATGATAAAAGCCTTACTGGAAACATCATAA
- a CDS encoding tRNA (cytidine(56)-2'-O)-methyltransferase, with translation MGVKRISIVVLRMGHRIPRDSRITTHVCLVARAFGADGVIVSDVRDVELEKKINSVVDRWGGPFFIQTGPPWVKVVKEWLEKGEVVHLTQYGIPLPEVIEEIKASGKDKLVVVGSQKQPREAFELANYNVSVTLQPHSEVAALALFLHYLQNGREFYMEFSNAKLKVIPSNRGKKVIKLV, from the coding sequence ATGGGTGTGAAGAGAATTTCGATAGTAGTATTGCGCATGGGGCATAGGATTCCTAGAGACTCACGGATAACGACTCATGTATGCCTTGTTGCTAGAGCTTTTGGAGCTGATGGCGTGATAGTTTCAGACGTTAGAGATGTAGAGTTGGAAAAGAAGATAAATTCGGTTGTTGATAGATGGGGGGGCCCGTTTTTTATTCAAACTGGTCCACCTTGGGTTAAAGTGGTGAAGGAGTGGTTAGAGAAAGGTGAAGTAGTACATCTAACCCAATACGGAATACCTTTACCTGAGGTTATAGAAGAAATTAAGGCTTCGGGTAAGGATAAACTCGTGGTGGTTGGCTCTCAGAAGCAGCCACGAGAAGCCTTTGAACTGGCCAACTACAACGTATCAGTCACTCTTCAACCGCACAGTGAAGTAGCCGCGCTGGCCCTTTTCTTACATTACCTACAGAATGGTAGGGAGTTCTACATGGAATTTAGTAATGCGAAGTTGAAGGTAATACCTAGCAATAGAGGGAAAAAAGTGATAAAATTGGTTTGA
- a CDS encoding multiprotein bridging factor aMBF1 translates to MMMVMSTCELCGREVRGALRTVRVEQTAMRVCHHCARYGVKVPQIRVGQKRSCKPIMPLGVAVKNQALGGKVEVVDDYALRIKKAREEYGLTQELLARRINEKLSVIKRIEAGKLTPPLEVARKLEKALKVTLIKPVEDGTEKAWGFRKLELTFGDIVEVKN, encoded by the coding sequence ATGATGATGGTTATGTCGACCTGTGAGCTTTGCGGGCGGGAAGTGAGGGGCGCTCTCAGAACGGTTAGAGTGGAGCAAACAGCAATGCGTGTATGTCATCATTGTGCACGCTATGGGGTAAAGGTCCCTCAGATTAGAGTAGGGCAGAAACGGTCTTGCAAACCTATTATGCCTTTAGGCGTAGCCGTCAAGAATCAGGCATTAGGTGGAAAGGTTGAGGTTGTTGATGACTATGCCCTAAGGATTAAGAAGGCCCGAGAAGAATACGGGTTAACGCAGGAGCTTTTAGCTAGGCGTATAAATGAGAAGCTTTCAGTTATTAAAAGGATTGAAGCCGGTAAGCTTACGCCGCCTTTGGAAGTCGCTCGTAAACTGGAGAAGGCCTTGAAGGTGACTCTTATTAAGCCCGTTGAAGACGGAACTGAGAAAGCATGGGGCTTCAGGAAGCTTGAATTAACCTTTGGTGATATAGTCGAAGTTAAAAATTAA
- a CDS encoding phosphatidate cytidylyltransferase, with translation MINYPLSFQRILSRSKDNRKNVLREIKRKSFHLFSLTVPVIYFLSSGSKVVVLLYIATWLLISILIEVLRLRAYALFPFKSVYDAITRPHERRALAAYVYFLLGSMVVVTFFGLDIAVLAVTTAAIGDALAAIIGTAKGTRLLKTVPRRSFEGTLTGVVAVFLTGLLFTPLIPVSTLSLVFAALTFGFIDVLRIPIDDNFTHPLVLALTLTLLKGYGV, from the coding sequence ATGATCAATTATCCACTTAGTTTTCAACGTATTCTATCGAGAAGTAAAGATAATAGGAAGAACGTCTTAAGGGAAATAAAAAGGAAAAGCTTTCACTTATTTAGCTTAACCGTGCCTGTTATATACTTCCTTTCTTCAGGGAGTAAAGTGGTTGTACTTTTATATATAGCAACATGGTTGTTAATATCGATACTAATTGAGGTTTTGAGGTTAAGGGCCTACGCCCTTTTCCCATTTAAAAGCGTATACGATGCTATAACGAGGCCTCACGAAAGAAGGGCCTTAGCAGCTTATGTATACTTTTTGCTGGGATCCATGGTTGTAGTAACCTTTTTCGGTTTAGATATAGCTGTGCTAGCGGTTACTACTGCCGCTATTGGTGATGCTTTAGCGGCTATTATAGGAACAGCGAAAGGTACGCGTTTACTTAAAACGGTACCTCGTAGAAGTTTCGAGGGCACCTTAACCGGTGTCGTTGCGGTGTTCTTGACGGGGTTACTCTTTACCCCTCTCATACCTGTATCCACTTTAAGCTTGGTCTTCGCCGCATTAACTTTTGGATTTATCGACGTCTTACGTATACCTATAGATGATAATTTTACGCACCCTTTAGTATTAGCTCTAACTTTAACCCTGCTTAAGGGGTATGGTGTTTGA